In the genome of Streptomyces sp. Tu 3180, the window CGGCGCTGTCCTCGGGCAGCCACAGGTCGACGGTCAGCGGGCGGCTGCCGTCGCGGACGGCGTAGACGGCGCCGCGCAGGAGCCGCACGCCGTCGACGGGACGGGCGGGGTGCGGCAGGGGCAGCGCGGCCGGGTCGGGGGGTGCCGGCAGGTGCGGGGGGAGGGGAGCGGGGGCGGTGTCGGTCATGACGGGGGGCTTCCTTCGTTCAGCGGGCCGTGCGGGGCAGGACGCGGCGGGCGTTGGCGGTGGTGAGCGCGCGCCAGCCGGGGGCGCCGTCGGGCGCCGGGGCGGCGTCCAGGCTCGCGACGTGGGCCTCCACTCCGGCGGCGGGCGTCCAGCAGTGGTCGCTGCCGTACAGGATCCGGTCGGTGCCCACCAGGCCGAGCAGGGCCGGGAGCTGACGGGGCAGGGCGGGGCCGGCGAGGTCGTAGTAGAGGCGGCCGAGCTGCTCGACGGCGCCGGGGGCCTCGGTGCCCTCGGGCATGAACATCTTCATGAAGCCGTCGATGCGGTCGGCCAGCACCGGCAGGGCGCCGCCGCAGTGCGGCACGATCACCGTGAGGTCGCGGTGGCGTTCCAGGGTGCCGGCCAGGAGCAGGTCGGTGACGGTGCGGGCGGTGTCGAAGACGAACTCGACCATCGGCCGGGGGCGTCCGAGGGCGGAGCGCTCCCAGCACACCGGGGACGTCGGGTGGAGGAAGACGACCGCGCCGCGCCGGTCGAGCTCGGCCCAGACGGGTTCCAGGTCCGGGTTGCCGAGGTAGGTGCCGTGGGTGTTGCTCTCCAGGACCACGCCGTCGGCGTGCAGCGTGTCGTGGGCGTAGGCGATCTCCTCCAGGGCGCCGTCGACGTCGGGGAGGGGCAGCGAGGCGAACAGGCCGAAACGGCCCGGGTGTTCGCGTACGGTTTCGGCTCCGGCCTCGTTGACCTCGCGGGCCAGGCGGCGGGCGGCGGTGTCGTCGCCGAAGTGGACGCCCGGGGAGGAGATCGAGAGCATCGAGGTCTCGATGCCGCAGCGGTCCATCAGCTCCAGGTGCGCGGCCGCCGACCAGGTGGGCCAGGCGGGGACCCCGTCGGGGAGCCCGTGCCCGGCCTCGCGGGCCCGGCGGACGTAGGAGTCGGTGACGAAGTGGGCGTGGACGTCGAGGTATCCGGGGGTGTCAGGGGACACGGGTGCTTCCTTGTTCTGCGGTGGGCGGAGGAGGAGCGGGGCGCCGGGCCAGGCGGTCGCGGACGGCGGTGGCGGCGCGTTCGCCGAGCACGATGCCGGCCAGCCCGGTCAGCCCGATGAGCGGCGGGGCGGGCGAGGTGAGGTCCAGCGCCCAGTACAGCGCCCCCATGAGCAGTCCGGCGGCGAAGGAGAGGACGGCCCTGCGGACGGAGGAGCGGACCGGGCCGGGGGCCGTCACAGGGCCTCCAGCGCCGTCCGGCCCAGCAGCATCCCCAGCAGGCCGGCCAGCGCGACCGGGGGCGGTGCGGGCGACTTCACCCGCACCAGCACGTAGGCCACGCCGACCAGCACACCGGCGAGCAGCGCCTTCAGACAGGACATGGGGTGCTCAGCTTCCGGTGCGCCACGTGTGGTCGGGCAGGAAGTTCACGTCGTACCGCTGCGGCACGGTGCCGAACTTGTGCGGCTCGGGGACGAACGGCTTCTTGGGCAGGCCGAGTTCGTCGGTGGGGGTGCCGAGGTTCTCGAAGAACCGCTCGAAGGTGCCGCCCGGGCCGGCGGCCACGCCGACGATCCGGCTGTGGTGGCGTTCGATGCGGTAGGCGTGCGGGCAGTTCTTGGGCACGAACCCGAAGTCGCCCGCGGTGAGCAGCTTCTCGTACTGCTCGCCCTGGAGGTCCTCGACGAACAGCCGCACCGCGCCGTCGGTGATGTAGAAGACCTCGTAGGTGTCCGGGTGGGAGTGGGCGGGGATGATGTCGCCCTTCGGACCCTCGCAGGTGAAGAAGTTGAAGGTGTTCTCGGTCTGCTCGCCGCCGGCGTAGACGGTGAACAGGTCGGTGAACAGGTGGGCGCGGTCGCCCCTGCCCTTTTCGACGAAGTACGGCTTGCCCGGCTCGGGCGGGATGGACGAGCGCTCGCGGTAACGGGTGGCGAACTCGATGGTCATGGGGATCCTTCCTGACGGACCTGCTGGACGTGATGGGCGTGATGGAGGGGAGGGTGCTCGGCCGGGCGGGACGGACGAGGAGGCACCCTCGGCGGGCGAGGGCCGTCCGCGGTGCCGCGCGTCCTTCGGACGGCGTGCCGGAAGCCGGCCGGGACGTTCGCGGCCCGCCGCGCGCCGGAGCTCCCTCCCTCAAGCTAGGACCGGCGGAGAGGGGCGACCGGCATACACTCGGGCACGCGATGAAGGAAAACGGACAGATCCCCGCCGGCCGCGGCACGGCCGGCGTCCCGGTCGTGCCGTACCGCCCGACGCCCGGGAGGCCACCGGGTCTGGAGGTCCTCGACCTCCCCGGACTCGCCGCCCGCGCCGAGGAACGGGGGATGCCCCTCACCGCGCCCGGGCGTCCGGCCTTCCACCTGGTCATCGCGGTCCGCGGCGGGCGGCTGGAGTGCTCGGTGGACTTCACCGCGTACGGCATGGGCGCGGGCGACTGGCTGTGGGTGTGGCCCGGACAGGTGCTCCAGTTCCCCGGCGGGCACCAGGACGCCGCCGCCACCGTCCTGGTCTTCCCGACGGGCTTCCCCAGCGCCGCGACGGACGCGCTCATCCGGGACGGCGAGCACACCCCGTACCGCCTCATCACGCCGGACGAGCCGCGTCAGAAGGCCCTGCTGCGTCTCCTGGAGGCCCTGGTCGAGGAACACGCCGCGCTGTCCGACCTGTCGCTGGAGGCGTACATCGAGACGCTGCGGAACCTGCTCTCGGTGATCCTCGTCCGGCTCGCCCACCTCACCGACCCGCGGCGGCAGACGCGCTCCGGCGGCGGTGAGCCGTTCCACCTGTTCCGCCGGGCGGTCGAGGAGGACTTCTCCCGGACCCACCGGGTCGAGGACTACGCCGCACGGCTCGGCTACAGTCCCCGCACCCTCACCCGCGCCACCCGGGCGGCCCTCGGCTGCGGCGCCAAGCGCTACATCGACGACCGGGTGCTGCTGGAGGCCAAACGCCTGCTCATCCACACCTCGCTGCCGCCCGCCGTCATCAGCGAACGCGTCGGGTTCACCTATCCGACGGTCTTCAGCGCCTTCTTCCGCCAGCGCACCGGCATGACGCCGACCGAGTTCCGGTCCGTGGCGAAGCCCTGAGGCGCACGGCGGGACACGACCGGGCCGGGGCGGGCGGCTGCGCGGCGGGACCCCGTTCCCCGCCGCGCGCACGGGCCGCGGGCCGGTGCGGCCGGTCGCGGGGTCAGGCCCCGGCGGGATCCTCCTCGGGATCGCGCAGCGGCGGGAGGAACAGGGAGACCACCAGGGCCGCGAGCGTGACCAGGGCACCGAGCCAGAAGATCCAGGAGTAACCGGCGTCGAGGTAGAAGGCGGTGCCTTCGACGGTGGTGCTGTGCGCGCCGAGGACGGCGTAGGCGCCGGCGGTCAGGACGGCGCCGAACAGGCTGATGAGCATGTTGAGCATGCCGCTGCCCAGCCCCTGCTCGTCACGCGAGACCACGCCGATCACCAGCACCGGTGCCGCCGCGACGACGACGCCGGCGCCGAGGTTGGCGACGCAGGAGGTGACGATCAGTTCGAGCTCGTCGCCGTGGCGGAAACCCACGAGGGCGTAGCCGACGGCCATGACCGCCAGGCCGGCGCACCACATCCCGCGCACGTCGAAGCGGCGCAGGTACCGGCTGACCAGCATGCCGGTGCCGAACATCACCAGGTTCCAGCTCACGCTGACGACGGCGTTGTGGTGGGCCGTCCAGCCCAGCCCGTCCGACACACCCGGGATGGCGGGGTACAGGGCGAGCAGGATGGCGAGGCCCGGCATGGTGAAGGCGACCGTCTGGCCGAGGCCGCCGGCGGTCAGCGCCAGGGCGACCGGACGGCGGCGCAGGACCCGCAGGTCCAGGATCGGATGGGCACTGGAGCGCTCGACGAACAGGAAGGCGATCAGCGCGGCGGTCCCCGCTGCCAGCCAGCCCAGGGTCCGCACGTCCGACCAGCCCCAGCTCTGCCCCTGGCCGACGGCGTAGACCACGGCTGTCAGACCACCGCCGAGCACCAGCCCGCCCAGCCAGTCGAAACCGGACTCGAAGGCGTGCCGCGGGGTCTCCGGAACCAGCAGCGCGATCAGCGCGAAGGCGACCGCGGTGGCGGCGGCGAGGAACCACAGGACCCCGCGGTACCCCCAGGTGTCGATCAGCCG includes:
- a CDS encoding quercetin 2,3-dioxygenase; its protein translation is MTIEFATRYRERSSIPPEPGKPYFVEKGRGDRAHLFTDLFTVYAGGEQTENTFNFFTCEGPKGDIIPAHSHPDTYEVFYITDGAVRLFVEDLQGEQYEKLLTAGDFGFVPKNCPHAYRIERHHSRIVGVAAGPGGTFERFFENLGTPTDELGLPKKPFVPEPHKFGTVPQRYDVNFLPDHTWRTGS
- a CDS encoding AraC family transcriptional regulator is translated as MKENGQIPAGRGTAGVPVVPYRPTPGRPPGLEVLDLPGLAARAEERGMPLTAPGRPAFHLVIAVRGGRLECSVDFTAYGMGAGDWLWVWPGQVLQFPGGHQDAAATVLVFPTGFPSAATDALIRDGEHTPYRLITPDEPRQKALLRLLEALVEEHAALSDLSLEAYIETLRNLLSVILVRLAHLTDPRRQTRSGGGEPFHLFRRAVEEDFSRTHRVEDYAARLGYSPRTLTRATRAALGCGAKRYIDDRVLLEAKRLLIHTSLPPAVISERVGFTYPTVFSAFFRQRTGMTPTEFRSVAKP
- a CDS encoding MFS transporter, yielding MTSPSSSPSVDLAPRVRADGRWTPRLVLILVALAWPTQLLAAGGILGANATAGVAQAFHTTQVVWFGLTLTLVSTLLTPFVIKLGDLYGKRRVMLAMTALGALGELLAALAGSFWLVLAGRAIAGCYGPFGALSFAAVRDVFPPRLVKQASGIMGSSVGLVAIVSPFLAGRLIDTWGYRGVLWFLAAATAVAFALIALLVPETPRHAFESGFDWLGGLVLGGGLTAVVYAVGQGQSWGWSDVRTLGWLAAGTAALIAFLFVERSSAHPILDLRVLRRRPVALALTAGGLGQTVAFTMPGLAILLALYPAIPGVSDGLGWTAHHNAVVSVSWNLVMFGTGMLVSRYLRRFDVRGMWCAGLAVMAVGYALVGFRHGDELELIVTSCVANLGAGVVVAAAPVLVIGVVSRDEQGLGSGMLNMLISLFGAVLTAGAYAVLGAHSTTVEGTAFYLDAGYSWIFWLGALVTLAALVVSLFLPPLRDPEEDPAGA
- a CDS encoding DUF1427 family protein, whose protein sequence is MTAPGPVRSSVRRAVLSFAAGLLMGALYWALDLTSPAPPLIGLTGLAGIVLGERAATAVRDRLARRPAPPPPTAEQGSTRVP
- a CDS encoding amidohydrolase family protein, with product MSPDTPGYLDVHAHFVTDSYVRRAREAGHGLPDGVPAWPTWSAAAHLELMDRCGIETSMLSISSPGVHFGDDTAARRLAREVNEAGAETVREHPGRFGLFASLPLPDVDGALEEIAYAHDTLHADGVVLESNTHGTYLGNPDLEPVWAELDRRGAVVFLHPTSPVCWERSALGRPRPMVEFVFDTARTVTDLLLAGTLERHRDLTVIVPHCGGALPVLADRIDGFMKMFMPEGTEAPGAVEQLGRLYYDLAGPALPRQLPALLGLVGTDRILYGSDHCWTPAAGVEAHVASLDAAPAPDGAPGWRALTTANARRVLPRTAR
- a CDS encoding DUF1427 family protein produces the protein MSCLKALLAGVLVGVAYVLVRVKSPAPPPVALAGLLGMLLGRTALEAL